One Candidatus Edwardsbacteria bacterium genomic window carries:
- a CDS encoding DUF3185 family protein, whose amino-acid sequence MYKVLSIALLAVGILLIVWGVRAGDSFSSDVSRFFTGSPTDKTVWMLIGGSVASLAGLFGLFFSPKRK is encoded by the coding sequence ATGTACAAAGTTCTTTCAATTGCCCTGCTGGCCGTAGGGATTTTGCTGATCGTTTGGGGCGTCAGGGCCGGTGATTCCTTCAGTTCTGATGTCTCAAGATTTTTTACCGGCTCACCCACCGACAAAACGGTCTGGATGCTGATAGGCGGATCGGTCGCTTCCCTGGCCGGGCTTTTCGGCCTGTTCTTCAGCCCCAAGAGGAAATAA
- a CDS encoding ice-binding family protein: protein MSTKTVRRKGITAMSIALMALVMCVTNGYGATPVDLGTAGNFAILAESGISTTAGSLIAGNIGVSPAAAGTITGPFGLVMSLDSTYSTSSLVTEKVYAANYKEPTPTDLGVAVGNMVTAYGVAAGRTPDSTELHSGILSGQTLYPGTYFWSSTVLINDTLTLAGDSNAVWVFQIAQTLTLGSGAMIKLSGGAQPKNIFWQVAGQTTLGTYSDFKGIILDATAIVIMTGAAFNGRALAQTAVTLDAVAFTAPVTVDTTAQDTLPPVVAVVAPNGGETWNTGSSHLIVWSQSDNVGVTESEVSYSTDNGANWDLIWTGLDTSYNWMVPNTPSTFALVKVAVRDSAGNSSADTSDGVFTIKDSIPPTVISTDPPNSTIDVSIYTKITATFSEAMDSLTIDTLTFTLMQGMTPIAGVVNYADSIKTATFTPYSNLDTNAVYTATITTGATDLGGNALDSAYVWSFTTGMTTNRVPVDLGLAGNFVILSKAGISTTGTTQIVGDMGVSPIAATAITGFGLIMAADSAYSTSALVDGKIYAADYKVPTPTYVGTAVSNMETAFTDAAGRTLPDFTELHAGNLTGKTLVRGLYKWSTGVLINAPGVTLTGDSNDVWIFQIDGTLIVGSGAIVYLSGGALAKNIFWQVADQTTLGSTTQFKGNILDYTAIVMQDGGTLDGRALAQTEVTLIGNTLTIPTGVEQPIEGLLTYGKLQLMPCWPNPSSGLATISYALPRSGNISLNIYDIRGRLVNTLAQGQKPAGSYNITWRGNDRQGRRVSSGVYIYRLNYEGTSLTKRLVLVR from the coding sequence ATGTCTACCAAAACAGTCAGAAGGAAGGGCATAACCGCAATGTCCATTGCGCTTATGGCTCTGGTAATGTGTGTTACCAACGGCTACGGCGCCACCCCGGTGGATCTGGGAACGGCCGGCAATTTCGCCATCCTGGCAGAGTCTGGAATTTCAACCACTGCCGGCAGTTTAATTGCGGGAAACATCGGAGTAAGCCCGGCCGCCGCAGGTACGATCACCGGACCATTCGGGCTGGTGATGAGCCTCGACAGCACATATTCGACGTCATCTTTGGTGACCGAGAAAGTCTATGCCGCCAATTACAAGGAGCCAACCCCGACCGACCTGGGAGTGGCGGTCGGCAACATGGTAACCGCGTACGGAGTAGCTGCCGGACGCACCCCGGATTCCACCGAACTGCACTCTGGAATTCTCAGCGGGCAGACACTCTACCCCGGCACCTATTTTTGGAGCTCCACAGTACTGATAAACGATACCCTGACCCTGGCCGGAGACTCCAACGCCGTCTGGGTATTTCAGATAGCGCAAACCCTAACCCTGGGCAGCGGCGCCATGATCAAATTGAGCGGCGGCGCCCAACCCAAGAACATCTTCTGGCAGGTGGCCGGCCAAACCACCCTTGGTACATACTCCGATTTCAAGGGGATCATACTGGACGCCACTGCCATCGTGATCATGACCGGCGCGGCCTTTAACGGCCGGGCTTTGGCCCAGACCGCGGTGACCCTGGACGCCGTGGCTTTCACCGCCCCGGTCACAGTAGATACCACCGCCCAGGACACCCTGCCGCCGGTAGTGGCTGTGGTCGCGCCCAACGGAGGCGAGACCTGGAACACCGGCTCCAGCCACCTGATAGTTTGGAGCCAAAGCGACAACGTCGGCGTGACGGAGAGCGAGGTGAGCTACTCCACCGACAACGGGGCCAACTGGGACCTGATCTGGACCGGGCTCGACACCAGCTACAATTGGATGGTGCCCAACACCCCCAGTACATTTGCCCTGGTCAAGGTGGCTGTCCGTGACAGCGCCGGCAACAGTTCGGCGGATACCAGCGATGGCGTATTCACCATCAAAGACAGCATCCCGCCCACGGTGATCTCCACCGATCCTCCGAATTCCACCATAGACGTGTCCATCTACACCAAGATCACCGCCACCTTCAGCGAAGCCATGGACTCGCTCACAATTGACACCCTGACATTCACTTTGATGCAGGGGATGACACCGATTGCAGGTGTGGTGAATTATGCTGACAGCATAAAGACGGCGACATTCACTCCTTACAGCAATCTGGATACCAACGCCGTTTACACGGCCACGATCACGACCGGTGCCACCGATCTGGGCGGCAACGCGCTGGATAGCGCCTATGTCTGGAGCTTTACCACCGGCATGACGACCAATCGCGTTCCGGTAGATTTGGGTTTGGCCGGTAATTTCGTGATCCTGTCAAAAGCCGGAATTTCAACCACCGGAACCACCCAAATAGTGGGAGATATGGGGGTGAGTCCAATCGCCGCGACGGCTATAACCGGGTTTGGCTTAATTATGGCCGCCGATAGTGCATATTCGACCTCAGCCCTGGTGGACGGTAAGATATATGCCGCCGATTACAAGGTGCCAACTCCGACTTACGTGGGTACGGCCGTCAGCAACATGGAAACCGCGTTCACCGACGCCGCCGGACGGACATTGCCGGACTTTACCGAACTGCATGCCGGGAACCTTACCGGAAAGACCCTGGTCCGCGGCCTGTATAAGTGGAGCACCGGGGTCCTGATAAACGCCCCGGGCGTCACTTTAACCGGCGACTCCAATGATGTCTGGATATTCCAGATAGATGGAACCCTGATCGTGGGCAGCGGAGCCATTGTTTACTTAAGCGGCGGCGCTCTGGCCAAGAACATCTTCTGGCAGGTGGCCGATCAGACCACCCTGGGATCAACCACTCAATTCAAGGGTAACATATTGGACTATACAGCGATCGTGATGCAGGACGGAGGAACTTTGGACGGCCGGGCGCTGGCCCAGACCGAGGTAACATTGATAGGCAATACCCTTACCATACCCACCGGCGTAGAACAGCCGATAGAAGGTCTCCTGACCTACGGCAAGCTACAATTGATGCCCTGCTGGCCCAACCCCAGCTCGGGCCTGGCAACCATCAGCTATGCCCTTCCCCGGTCCGGCAATATCTCGCTTAATATTTACGACATCCGCGGCCGGCTGGTAAACACCCTGGCCCAGGGACAAAAACCGGCCGGGTCTTATAACATCACCTGGAGGGGCAACGACCGCCAGGGAAGAAGGGTTTCGTCCGGGGTATACATTTACCGGCTTAACTATGAAGGGACCAGCCTCACCAAGCGGTTAGTGCTGGTAAGGTAA
- a CDS encoding OmpA family protein encodes MKAILTVVIVLVMLLAGSSYYFYFNGRNELEAARNTVTDLTFQVDALEAQRMELERELEAKIAVISLKKEEEIARLKGTYEKLTADMKNEIQQGQIKITQLADRLSVSMVDKILFPSGEAELTPEGIKVLERVGNVLKNTSNKTIRVEGHTDNVPIHPRLQKQYPTNWELSTARAANVVRFLQEKVGIAPERMQVIGLSEYQPVASNKTASGRSKNRRIEITLLPEQDGN; translated from the coding sequence ATGAAAGCAATATTGACCGTGGTGATCGTTCTGGTCATGCTGTTGGCCGGCAGCTCGTATTATTTTTACTTTAACGGCCGAAACGAGCTTGAGGCTGCGCGCAACACAGTCACGGATCTCACCTTCCAGGTCGATGCCCTGGAAGCGCAGAGGATGGAATTGGAGCGGGAACTCGAGGCCAAGATAGCCGTCATTTCCCTGAAAAAGGAGGAGGAGATCGCCCGGCTGAAAGGCACTTACGAAAAGCTGACCGCGGACATGAAGAATGAGATCCAGCAGGGCCAGATCAAGATCACCCAGCTGGCCGACCGTCTGTCGGTAAGCATGGTCGACAAGATATTGTTCCCATCGGGCGAAGCCGAATTAACGCCGGAGGGCATAAAGGTGCTGGAAAGGGTAGGCAACGTTCTGAAAAACACCAGCAACAAGACCATCCGGGTTGAGGGTCATACCGACAACGTGCCGATACACCCCCGCCTCCAGAAGCAATATCCCACCAATTGGGAGCTTTCCACGGCCCGGGCGGCAAATGTGGTCCGTTTCCTTCAGGAGAAGGTCGGCATCGCGCCGGAGCGGATGCAGGTCATCGGCCTGTCGGAATACCAGCCGGTGGCCAGCAATAAAACGGCCTCCGGCCGCAGCAAGAACCGTCGGATAGAAATAACCCTGCTGCCGGAGCAGGACGGCAATTGA
- a CDS encoding OmpA family protein, producing MKRLIALVALIALAAGMASASPTIWGSSGMFRTISAQNAGPMNFGIGAYLYAWKWEDDSTATSLKNGAMDMAIRPSGYFSINDMFELSAGTNYLMPSSYVEIGGTKYTYNPSGLGNTRVGLKMSIPAGDKMWLAAYFGYDISTVADTFKTAPSGRVYNGGIDARMLADRHFGQDGRGCITFNAGMYYKLDKMHASATDSTEVNIYPNMSLPFGIGLSYDMGYLTPYVGFSAEYMMDTTKYPKPGSTTGELIEYDELNNPTWAIFGLRYYVAGFNITGGGEYNLRTDVREALPFFRGGEHWHAILGLHYAPKAEIGPKIPATGIITGKVTDKATGKGILAIVSAGGIAANSNPAGEYRLEGVAIGKAPVEIRAEAKLYLPGSAAVQLTKKNRKIPAIQDFALALAPIPPSEVSGNVMDYKTGSPVVATLSFKDSTGKYQTTKTDFKGAFNIMLNQGEYHVQAGADGYYPKSLTLYPVGGAPLAKQTIYLVKIGEKYNFTDINFTVGNAQLGPNSAQLLESIAKLLRDNPEVRVEIGGHTSSPGTKAYNQKLSEARANVVRNALIADYGISADRLTHIGYGEDYPVATNSTKAGRALNRRMEVTVIK from the coding sequence ATGAAACGCCTAATCGCATTAGTCGCGCTGATAGCGCTGGCGGCCGGGATGGCCTCGGCCTCGCCAACCATCTGGGGCAGCAGCGGGATGTTTCGGACCATCAGCGCCCAGAACGCCGGCCCGATGAACTTCGGGATCGGAGCCTATCTGTACGCCTGGAAATGGGAAGACGACTCCACCGCCACCAGCCTTAAAAACGGGGCCATGGACATGGCCATCAGGCCCTCCGGCTACTTCAGCATCAACGACATGTTCGAGCTGTCAGCGGGCACCAACTACCTGATGCCTTCCAGCTACGTTGAGATAGGCGGGACCAAGTACACCTATAACCCCAGCGGCTTGGGCAACACCCGGGTGGGCTTGAAAATGTCGATACCGGCCGGCGACAAGATGTGGCTGGCCGCCTATTTCGGCTATGACATCTCCACCGTGGCCGACACCTTCAAGACCGCACCGTCGGGCCGCGTTTACAATGGCGGCATCGACGCCCGGATGCTGGCCGACCGGCATTTCGGCCAAGACGGCCGCGGCTGCATCACCTTCAACGCCGGCATGTATTATAAGCTGGACAAGATGCATGCCTCGGCCACCGACAGCACCGAGGTCAACATCTATCCGAACATGTCGCTGCCGTTCGGCATCGGTTTAAGCTACGACATGGGATACCTGACCCCCTATGTAGGGTTCAGCGCCGAATACATGATGGACACCACCAAGTATCCCAAGCCCGGCAGCACCACCGGCGAGCTGATCGAATACGACGAATTGAACAACCCCACCTGGGCGATCTTCGGCCTGAGGTACTATGTCGCAGGCTTTAACATCACGGGGGGCGGCGAATACAACCTGCGGACCGACGTCCGTGAGGCTTTGCCCTTCTTCCGCGGCGGCGAGCACTGGCATGCCATCCTGGGCCTGCACTATGCGCCCAAGGCGGAAATAGGTCCGAAAATCCCGGCCACCGGTATAATAACCGGCAAGGTGACTGATAAGGCGACCGGCAAAGGGATCCTGGCCATCGTATCGGCCGGAGGAATCGCCGCCAATAGCAACCCGGCCGGCGAATACCGGCTGGAAGGGGTCGCCATCGGGAAAGCCCCGGTGGAGATCAGGGCCGAGGCCAAGCTGTACCTGCCCGGTAGCGCCGCGGTCCAGCTGACCAAAAAGAACCGGAAAATTCCGGCCATCCAGGACTTCGCCCTGGCCCTGGCGCCCATACCGCCCAGCGAGGTCTCCGGCAACGTCATGGACTACAAGACCGGCAGTCCGGTGGTTGCCACTCTGTCCTTCAAGGATTCCACCGGCAAGTACCAGACCACCAAGACCGACTTCAAGGGCGCCTTCAACATCATGTTGAACCAGGGCGAGTACCACGTCCAGGCCGGAGCCGACGGGTATTACCCCAAGAGCCTCACCCTGTACCCCGTGGGCGGCGCGCCGCTTGCGAAGCAGACCATATACCTGGTCAAGATCGGCGAGAAGTATAACTTCACCGACATCAACTTCACCGTTGGAAATGCCCAGCTCGGCCCCAATTCCGCGCAGCTTCTGGAATCCATAGCCAAGTTGCTGAGGGATAACCCGGAAGTAAGGGTGGAGATCGGCGGGCACACCTCCAGCCCTGGCACCAAAGCCTATAACCAGAAGCTATCCGAAGCCCGGGCCAACGTGGTTCGCAACGCCCTGATAGCCGACTATGGCATCAGCGCAGACCGGTTGACTCATATTGGCTACGGCGAGGACTACCCGGTTGCCACCAACAGCACCAAGGCCGGCCGGGCCCTTAACCGCAGGATGGAAGTCACGGTAATAAAGTAG
- a CDS encoding ice-binding family protein, whose translation MSTKPVRRQAMTVITMAVIAMILGITNGYGATPVDLGKAGNFVILAKTGISTTAGTQIMGDIGVSPAAAGAITGPFELTMDTSGKFSTSPLVDGKVYASDYAVPTPAYLDSAVLDMQAAYTTTAGLTPDSTELHAGDLSGQTIYPGTYYWSSAVLINGGVTLSGGADDVWIFQIAQTLGVGNGAIVTLGGAAQAKNIFWQVAGQTTLGTSSDFKGTILDMTAIVIQTGATVNGSALAQTAVTLDAVAITTGVEQPTGGELAINKLQLMPCRPNPVSGSAIISYVLPRAGNVSLNVYDICGRKVNTLVQGQKQSGAYNIIWRGSDSQGRRLSSGIYFYQLNYEGTSLTRRLVLLR comes from the coding sequence ATGTCAACAAAACCAGTCAGACGGCAGGCCATGACCGTAATAACCATGGCGGTTATTGCGATGATACTGGGCATTACCAATGGATACGGCGCCACGCCGGTGGATCTGGGAAAGGCCGGTAATTTTGTGATCCTGGCCAAGACCGGAATATCGACCACCGCCGGCACCCAAATTATGGGAGATATTGGAGTGAGTCCAGCTGCCGCCGGCGCCATAACCGGACCATTTGAATTAACCATGGATACCTCGGGCAAATTTTCCACCTCACCATTGGTGGACGGGAAAGTTTATGCTTCCGATTATGCGGTTCCTACCCCGGCATACCTGGACTCGGCGGTCCTTGACATGCAGGCCGCCTATACCACCACCGCCGGATTGACTCCGGATTCCACCGAACTTCACGCCGGTGACCTCAGCGGGCAGACCATTTACCCCGGGACATATTACTGGAGCTCCGCGGTCCTGATAAACGGCGGCGTCACCTTGTCGGGCGGTGCGGATGACGTCTGGATCTTCCAGATAGCACAAACTCTGGGAGTGGGCAACGGCGCCATTGTTACCTTAGGCGGCGCCGCCCAGGCCAAAAACATCTTCTGGCAGGTGGCCGGCCAGACCACCCTGGGAACGTCCTCCGATTTCAAGGGAACCATATTGGACATGACGGCGATCGTGATCCAGACCGGCGCAACAGTGAATGGCAGCGCCCTGGCCCAGACCGCGGTGACATTGGACGCCGTGGCCATTACCACAGGGGTAGAACAGCCGACGGGAGGCGAATTGGCCATCAATAAACTGCAACTGATGCCCTGCCGGCCCAACCCGGTTTCGGGGTCGGCGATCATCAGCTACGTTCTCCCCCGGGCCGGCAATGTCTCGCTTAATGTTTACGATATCTGCGGCCGGAAGGTAAACACCCTGGTGCAGGGTCAAAAGCAGAGCGGGGCTTATAACATCATCTGGAGAGGCAGCGACAGCCAGGGAAGAAGGCTGTCCTCCGGTATTTATTTTTACCAGTTGAATTATGAAGGGACCAGTCTTACCCGGCGGCTGGTGCTGTTGAGATAA